CCTTGCGGAGCCGTGCCGCCGCCTGATCGGCCAGGGAGTCCAGAACTCGGGGATCCGGGCCGGAGATCATTACATCGACCGGGGCGCTGATCGAGGAAAGCGGCGTAGCCCCGAAATCGTAGACATCCAGCGACTTGAGTCCCGGGATCCCCGCCGCCGCTTTCCGGATCTCCCCCTCCAGCTGCCAGATGGTTTTCTTCCTGTGAAAGCGGTCCACGAAGTGAACGGTTATCATCCCCTGCTGCGGGGTTCGTCCGGTACCGAAACTGATGACCCCCGCCTCGGAGCCGACCGTCGTGGAGATCTTCTCCAGCCCCGGCATCTTCTTCAGGATCGCCTCGATCTTCTTCGTCGCCGACTCGGTCGCGGCGAGGGAGGCATCCGGTTCGGTTTCGAATGCGATTTTCATGATCCCCGTGTCCATGGGGGGCATGAGATCTCGTCCGGCCACAGGCATCTGCTTCATGCTGACCACGAAGAGTGCAATGACGGGTAAGATGAAGAGGGGCTTGTGCCGCAGGGCCGTGTGGATCAAACCGGCAAAAAAATCCCGGATCGGATCCACCACGAACCGTCCGAAGAGGGCCGTGAGCCGTTCCAGCCGGGTCTTCTCGGAAGAGGACCGCACCAGATAAGGGGCCAGCAGAGGAATGACCGTAACGGACACGATATAGCTGGAAAGAAGAGCAAGGGCCAGCACCACCGTGAACTGTCTCAGGATCCTCTGGACATAGCCGCCGCTGAACATGATCGGGACCAGGACGATCACCGTGGTAAAGGTCCCGGCCCAGTCGGCCAGGAGGATCTCGTTGAGGCCGTCCACCACCGCCCGGTAGATCGGTTTTCCCAACTGGCGAAAATGCCGCTCGATATTTTCGATCACCACGATGGCATCATCAAGGAGGAGACCCACTGCCACGATCACCGCGGTCAGCGTAACGATGTTCAGTTCGTAGCCGAAGAGATACATGGCCGCAAAGGTCAGAAAATAGGTAAAGGGGATGGAGATGGCGGCAAGGATCGAGATCCGGGTGTTGGCGAGAATCAGGAAGATCACCGCCAGGGTCATGAGCACGGCGTCCCGCAGGGCATCGGCCATATTCCCCACGCTGGTCCGGATGATGCCCCGCTGCGTATCGGCCACCTCCATGGAGAGTTCCGGGTATTTGGCCCGGATCAAAGGCAGCGCCCGCTCTACCGCGTCGATCGTGGTCGTAACGTGACCATGCTCCGGCCGCATGATGTTCATCCCGATCGCAGCCCTTCCGTTCCCCCGGTAGAGGGATTGCCGTTCCCGGAAGGCGGTCCGGACCTTCGCCACGTCCCGGAGGTGGATCTCCCCCCCGACCTCATGCCCGACCACAATCTCCTCCAGCCCGGCCTTTCGGAGACGTTCCCCCTCGGTCTTGACCAGGAACTGGCTCCCCTTCCGGAGGATCAGTCCATCAGGGATATTCACGTTCTGGGCCCGGATGGACAGGAGCACCTCTTCGAGGGAGAGGCCATGGGCATGAAGTTTCCTCGGATCGATCTCGACCTCCATCTCCGGGAAGTAACCGCCGAAGATTTCAACGTCGGCCACATCCGGAATCCGGAGAAAATCTTCACGGATCTCATTGTCAGCCAGTTGACGAACCTTTTCCAGATCCAGATGGCTCCCCGGACGAGGGCTTAGGGCCAGGGTGAAGACCGGCGTGGTGGCGTCACTCACCCGGAAGATCTCCGGAGGGAGGATATCCTGCGGAAGCTTGGAAGCAATCCGCTGCAGAACATTCGCCACATCCGTGGCAGCGGCATCCAACCCCTTTGCATACTCGAATTCCACGCTCACCGCAGCCATCTCATCCCGGCTGACGGAACGGACCTTACGAACCAGGTCCACCGTGGCCAGTTCCTTCTCCACGGTACGGGTCACCTT
This Deltaproteobacteria bacterium DNA region includes the following protein-coding sequences:
- a CDS encoding efflux RND transporter permease subunit; translation: MTTPQDTESRKSFIESYLKRPHLITSVILLAAALGFIGFKSMPLNLFPDANYPVISVIIPEPGASAEDVEDKVTRTVEKELATVDLVRKVRSVSRDEMAAVSVEFEYAKGLDAAATDVANVLQRIASKLPQDILPPEIFRVSDATTPVFTLALSPRPGSHLDLEKVRQLADNEIREDFLRIPDVADVEIFGGYFPEMEVEIDPRKLHAHGLSLEEVLLSIRAQNVNIPDGLILRKGSQFLVKTEGERLRKAGLEEIVVGHEVGGEIHLRDVAKVRTAFRERQSLYRGNGRAAIGMNIMRPEHGHVTTTIDAVERALPLIRAKYPELSMEVADTQRGIIRTSVGNMADALRDAVLMTLAVIFLILANTRISILAAISIPFTYFLTFAAMYLFGYELNIVTLTAVIVAVGLLLDDAIVVIENIERHFRQLGKPIYRAVVDGLNEILLADWAGTFTTVIVLVPIMFSGGYVQRILRQFTVVLALALLSSYIVSVTVIPLLAPYLVRSSSEKTRLERLTALFGRFVVDPIRDFFAGLIHTALRHKPLFILPVIALFVVSMKQMPVAGRDLMPPMDTGIMKIAFETEPDASLAATESATKKIEAILKKMPGLEKISTTVGSEAGVISFGTGRTPQQGMITVHFVDRFHRKKTIWQLEGEIRKAAAGIPGLKSLDVYDFGATPLSSISAPVDVMISGPDPRVLDSLADQAAARLRKVRGLTTVTRSWTRDKRQLLLTIDVEKSSRYGVGPVEISRQLTDALKGGPASVLRVPGEDGYLIRVRYPEGARNSLSALKAVQIATPLGPVPLSELATVKKRWTRTRFTRQDLEPTVDIYGYRGTTSISHLQERVVKVLSGLPLPPGYSISHEGEIKNMTEAGVRLKRALILAVILLFFTLVPTFRSWTTPVIIMTAIPLAMIGGVWGLLVTGRHACMPANMGMILLAGVVVNNSILLIDFIEKARAEGAETRDAIEQAVRVRTRPILMTATGTIVGMLPIAAERALGLERLSPLAVVAIGGLFVATFLTLIYVPIFYSLVDGLRQRGKDWIAKRQTAASVASGAEL